From the Marinomonas sp. THO17 genome, one window contains:
- a CDS encoding MBL fold metallo-hydrolase has product MLFAHHGLAQIDLSPKALVEQGLAAGKNYPGLANICAIDQPLRNIGARKAGSGNKKRTLTDEQRAERAKRSYIEPQQVFDNLYFVGNRSVASWVIKTSAGLILLDAMNSNRQAEDIIAAGIKKLGMDPHDIRYLIIAHAHGDHYGGQEYLVTSFQPRVVMSDADWTELERPDPEIVNPKWGKAPTRDITIHDGEVIELGDTKVELYVTPGHTLGTISLIFPVKDGEQTHMAAMWGGTGLNFGPNIERLQMYTDSAARFKTLADSKGVDVFLSNHPTRDNSVERMQALQQRQTSQPHPFVDANATKAFALLRDCSLARVVKITNYQDRVQQNSASKTN; this is encoded by the coding sequence TTGCTGTTTGCTCATCATGGCTTGGCACAAATAGATTTATCCCCAAAAGCACTGGTGGAACAAGGGTTAGCAGCGGGTAAAAATTACCCTGGTTTAGCGAACATTTGCGCCATTGATCAGCCGCTGAGAAACATAGGTGCGCGAAAAGCGGGCTCTGGGAATAAGAAGCGTACGTTAACGGATGAACAAAGAGCTGAGCGTGCCAAACGTTCTTATATTGAGCCACAACAAGTCTTTGATAATCTTTACTTTGTGGGTAATCGTTCGGTGGCCAGCTGGGTGATAAAAACCTCTGCAGGGCTCATCTTACTCGATGCTATGAACAGTAACCGGCAAGCAGAAGACATTATTGCTGCTGGTATCAAAAAGCTTGGTATGGACCCCCATGATATTCGCTATCTGATCATAGCTCATGCCCATGGTGATCATTATGGGGGGCAAGAGTATTTGGTAACATCCTTCCAGCCAAGAGTGGTCATGAGTGATGCGGATTGGACGGAACTTGAAAGGCCAGATCCAGAAATCGTGAACCCTAAATGGGGCAAAGCGCCCACTCGAGACATCACCATTCATGATGGTGAAGTGATCGAATTGGGTGATACTAAAGTGGAATTGTATGTCACACCAGGTCACACCCTAGGTACCATTTCACTGATCTTCCCGGTAAAAGACGGCGAGCAGACTCACATGGCGGCTATGTGGGGCGGCACAGGATTGAACTTTGGGCCCAATATTGAGCGTCTGCAAATGTACACAGATTCAGCAGCACGCTTTAAAACATTAGCCGATAGCAAAGGGGTGGATGTGTTTCTATCGAATCACCCAACCCGAGACAATAGCGTAGAGCGAATGCAAGCCTTGCAACAACGGCAAACTAGCCAGCCACACCCCTTTGTTGATGCCAATGCAACCAAGGCATTTGCTTTGTTGCGTGATTGCAGTTTGGCTCGTGTGGTGAAAATTACAAATTACCAAGATAGAGTACAGCAAAATTCGGCTTCTAAAACCAATTGA
- a CDS encoding iron-siderophore ABC transporter substrate-binding protein: MSLLGGLSRSASLALGLLFTVPVFAEDITVATKYGDVTVSDKVERIVTVHEGALDAAFALGFEPVGAISTRGGDGVAQYIQNRAKNVNIVGTSRETNLEAVIAERPDIILASYRLSAEQYALLSKIAPTIVPQGDGIRPDGWIREMRVYAKALNREQKAEQIIQAVAERARQIKTQLQAKLPSDQRGAALIRWMPQGALVLTTQFFSNGLLSQAGFEVTDSGLIKRGRPHSSPLSLENLSKIDNDWIFMATLDDEGQQALEAAQASPAFARLEVVKRDHVIPVNGQLWTSASGPIAANAILDDIQTLLDTKVQ; encoded by the coding sequence ATGTCCTTGTTAGGTGGATTGAGTCGTTCTGCAAGTTTGGCTTTGGGCTTACTCTTTACTGTGCCCGTCTTTGCAGAGGATATTACCGTGGCGACAAAGTATGGTGATGTGACGGTAAGTGACAAAGTTGAACGCATAGTGACAGTACATGAAGGGGCTTTGGACGCGGCTTTTGCTTTGGGTTTTGAACCCGTTGGCGCGATTTCTACCCGAGGTGGTGATGGTGTGGCTCAATACATTCAAAACAGGGCAAAAAACGTCAATATTGTCGGCACCTCACGTGAAACCAACCTTGAAGCGGTCATTGCAGAACGTCCTGATATTATTTTGGCATCTTATCGATTGTCAGCAGAGCAATACGCTTTGTTATCAAAGATTGCGCCGACTATTGTGCCACAGGGCGATGGTATCCGTCCGGATGGTTGGATCCGTGAAATGCGTGTGTATGCCAAAGCATTAAACCGCGAACAAAAGGCCGAACAAATTATTCAAGCGGTTGCCGAGCGAGCAAGGCAAATTAAAACCCAGTTACAAGCCAAATTGCCGTCAGATCAACGTGGTGCGGCCTTGATTCGTTGGATGCCGCAAGGCGCTTTGGTATTAACCACGCAATTTTTCTCCAATGGTTTATTGTCGCAAGCGGGCTTTGAGGTGACGGATTCTGGTTTAATCAAACGTGGCCGTCCACATTCCAGTCCCTTGAGTTTGGAAAACTTATCAAAAATTGATAATGACTGGATCTTTATGGCGACGTTAGACGATGAAGGTCAGCAAGCCTTAGAGGCGGCACAAGCGTCGCCTGCTTTTGCTCGTCTTGAGGTGGTTAAGCGTGATCATGTGATTCCGGTGAATGGGCAATTATGGACGAGTGCTTCTGGCCCTATTGCTGCAAACGCAATTTTGGATGATATTCAAACCCTTCTGGATACCAAGGTTCAATAA
- a CDS encoding iron ABC transporter permease yields MQLWFQTPPAQRSILSALIPVALLLVFCCLASLFFGAGDVGPREVLAVLSGRGSDDAQFIVYELRLPRTLVGLFAGLCLGIAGALMQSVARNPLAEPGLLGVSSGSAFAVAIALTLGASTATLSVGLAQLGALIGCFCVIGVAQMQGQGNDPIRLVLAGAALSSLLIAMTSLLLLYNERAADEIRFWVTGSIAGRRLDQLLSLMPSFLLALACVLYVARPLASLALGERVAIGLGYKPGRIRLIVVFAVALLVGAATAIAGPVMFVGLVVPFAARALVGPDIRRTLWLCLPIGPLVILSADIFSRLVAQPAEMPLGVLTAMVGAPVLLAIVRAHRLPTL; encoded by the coding sequence ATGCAATTATGGTTTCAAACACCGCCAGCTCAGCGGTCAATTTTGAGTGCTTTAATACCAGTCGCCTTGCTGCTGGTATTTTGCTGTCTGGCCAGTTTGTTTTTTGGCGCGGGTGACGTTGGTCCAAGGGAAGTGTTGGCTGTGCTATCTGGCCGTGGTTCGGACGATGCGCAATTCATTGTCTATGAGTTGCGATTACCCAGAACACTGGTTGGTCTCTTTGCGGGTCTGTGCTTAGGCATTGCCGGTGCCTTGATGCAATCGGTGGCGCGTAATCCTTTAGCAGAACCGGGTTTACTGGGGGTCAGTTCAGGCAGTGCTTTTGCCGTTGCTATCGCGTTGACTTTGGGTGCCAGTACGGCGACCTTATCGGTTGGCTTAGCCCAATTAGGCGCACTTATTGGCTGTTTTTGTGTGATTGGCGTGGCGCAAATGCAAGGACAAGGTAATGACCCCATTCGTTTGGTGCTGGCGGGGGCTGCCTTGTCCAGTTTACTGATTGCTATGACATCATTATTACTGCTTTACAATGAACGGGCGGCGGATGAAATCCGTTTTTGGGTAACCGGCAGTATTGCAGGACGGCGTTTGGATCAATTGTTATCTTTGATGCCATCGTTTTTACTGGCATTAGCTTGTGTCTTATATGTAGCAAGGCCTTTGGCCTCGCTGGCATTAGGCGAACGCGTTGCCATAGGTTTAGGTTATAAGCCAGGCCGTATTCGTTTGATTGTGGTGTTCGCAGTGGCGTTATTGGTCGGCGCAGCGACGGCCATTGCAGGCCCTGTGATGTTTGTTGGTTTGGTCGTGCCCTTTGCTGCGCGTGCTTTGGTAGGGCCAGATATTCGCAGAACCTTATGGCTGTGTTTGCCGATTGGACCTTTAGTCATATTAAGTGCGGATATTTTCTCCCGATTGGTGGCGCAACCTGCTGAAATGCCACTCGGGGTATTAACGGCTATGGTGGGGGCACCTGTTTTATTGGCCATTGTTCGGGCCCATAGGTTACCAACATTATGA
- a CDS encoding iron ABC transporter permease, producing the protein MMNSLTNTSGISSNVPDGYVKIAWGRFACLIDGRAIRRNLLLLSLVILASIASLAIGTVALSPWQVIQALFGYGDTLSQFVVQDLRLQRLLAGIYTGAAFSLAGCLMQTLARNRLATPGIIGIDNAAMAFAVSSVVSTAISIAPSAMALAGAATATALAFGLAGSSGTRGYRFIVAGIGIGAIAGALTQLMLSQVDIDTANAAYPWTVGSLSARPELMVNILGIGLLFCLIACLLLTHLFSLLPFSDAVITGLGSSTKWLRLSSLSLSIILTGLAVAVAGPVGLVALIGPEMARVFARYRGIPLIGSALAGAFIMVVADLVGRTILSPIELPVGIVTSVVGGPYLIWILIRQKSKHNL; encoded by the coding sequence ATGATGAACAGTCTTACCAATACATCCGGTATATCCTCTAATGTGCCTGACGGCTATGTGAAAATTGCTTGGGGACGGTTTGCTTGCTTAATAGATGGTCGGGCGATTCGTCGTAACCTATTGCTATTGAGTTTGGTGATACTTGCCAGTATCGCGTCGCTTGCCATAGGAACGGTTGCTTTGTCACCTTGGCAGGTAATTCAAGCCTTATTTGGTTATGGTGATACCCTAAGCCAATTTGTGGTACAGGATTTACGTTTACAGCGTTTGCTGGCGGGTATTTATACGGGGGCAGCCTTTAGTTTGGCGGGATGTTTAATGCAAACTTTAGCGCGTAACCGCTTAGCCACACCGGGCATTATTGGCATTGATAACGCGGCCATGGCGTTTGCTGTGTCTTCTGTGGTCAGTACCGCCATTTCCATTGCACCCTCGGCTATGGCTTTGGCTGGAGCGGCCACCGCGACAGCACTTGCTTTTGGTTTGGCGGGCAGCAGCGGTACTCGAGGATATCGTTTTATTGTGGCTGGTATTGGTATTGGTGCTATTGCTGGTGCCCTGACTCAACTCATGTTAAGTCAGGTAGACATAGATACGGCCAATGCGGCTTATCCTTGGACAGTGGGCAGTTTGAGTGCTCGTCCAGAATTAATGGTGAACATCTTAGGAATAGGCTTGCTGTTTTGTCTTATTGCTTGCTTGTTGCTAACCCACTTATTTTCTTTATTGCCTTTTTCAGATGCTGTCATCACAGGACTGGGTTCCAGCACTAAGTGGCTGCGTTTATCATCATTAAGTTTGTCGATTATATTGACTGGCTTGGCGGTCGCTGTGGCCGGTCCAGTGGGTTTAGTCGCTTTGATTGGGCCAGAAATGGCGCGCGTGTTTGCGCGCTATCGTGGCATTCCATTGATAGGTTCAGCGTTGGCGGGTGCCTTTATTATGGTGGTGGCAGATTTAGTGGGGCGTACTATCTTGTCTCCTATTGAACTGCCGGTGGGCATAGTGACCTCTGTGGTGGGTGGACCTTATTTGATTTGGATTTTGATTCGTCAAAAATCCAAGCACAACTTATGA
- a CDS encoding ABC transporter ATP-binding protein has product MTQVDTVTLAAQGLALKHGKTSIIENLDIQLPNAQVTAIVGPNGCGKSTLLNGLSRIHVPSGGAVLLDGKDIHRLPSKEVARRLALLPQDTIAPDGISVSELIRFGRHPHQSALKQWAMSDQEAIEYALRAADLSDLKERLLDTLSGGQRQRAWIAMSIAQETPLLLLDEPTSALDLGHQIEVFELIRELSEQGKTIAMVVHDLPSACRYADHIVAMKQGKIITQGSPKEVMTKELVMELYGVECDLIPDPMTGSPILINIQRMKS; this is encoded by the coding sequence GTGACTCAAGTGGATACAGTAACTCTTGCTGCACAAGGGTTAGCCTTAAAACATGGCAAAACCAGCATTATTGAGAATTTAGACATTCAATTGCCAAATGCTCAGGTGACAGCCATCGTCGGGCCGAATGGTTGTGGTAAATCCACCTTACTAAATGGTTTGTCGCGTATACACGTGCCAAGTGGTGGCGCTGTGTTGCTCGATGGTAAAGACATTCATCGCTTGCCGTCAAAAGAAGTGGCGCGTCGTTTGGCGTTATTGCCTCAAGATACCATTGCTCCGGATGGCATTAGTGTCAGTGAATTGATTCGTTTCGGTCGTCATCCTCATCAAAGCGCTTTAAAACAATGGGCAATGAGTGATCAAGAAGCCATTGAATACGCTTTGCGTGCGGCGGACCTGAGCGATCTTAAAGAGCGATTGTTGGATACCTTGTCTGGCGGACAAAGACAAAGAGCTTGGATTGCCATGTCCATTGCTCAAGAGACGCCTTTGTTATTATTGGATGAACCGACTTCGGCACTGGATTTAGGACACCAAATTGAAGTCTTTGAGTTGATTCGCGAGTTGTCTGAGCAGGGCAAAACCATTGCTATGGTAGTACATGATCTGCCCAGTGCGTGCCGTTATGCCGATCATATTGTGGCTATGAAACAAGGTAAAATCATTACTCAAGGCAGCCCGAAAGAAGTGATGACCAAAGAATTGGTCATGGAGCTTTATGGCGTGGAGTGTGATTTGATACCAGATCCTATGACAGGTAGCCCCATTCTCATTAATATTCAGCGAATGAAGTCCTAA
- a CDS encoding PLP-dependent aminotransferase family protein produces the protein MTLYENLAIRLKEHIELGFYKPGDKLPSVRQLAKEHGVSISTVQEAYRQLEQALLVEAKPKSGYFVSVQNKDNLPSISRPPQRPLDVSQWEEVLNMLLIRSSNNGVQLQHAMPDMKAPSLKPLLKDLSKQNPEIGLGYSDLRGTKELRVQLSRLAVASGCQLHPDDIVITSGCQEALSVCLRAATEPGDIIAIESPGFYGSMQAIKAANLKAMEIPTHPETGISLEALELALDQWPIKAVFVTPTCNNPMGYTMPEDKKEQLYRLAQSYDITIIEDDIYGDISFQFPRPKTIKSFDTDGRVMLCSSFSKSIAPGMRVGWIAPGRYRDKVTHIKYVSSSMCPVMPQLAVAKFIRLGGYAKHIRNMRLNYEKQRDMLLKAIKTYLPKDTRVSYPAGSFILWVELGKDIDSMKLVEKCRQQGVGFAPGPLFSSTGKYRNCFRLNYSEKNIEKREEGIKILGRVITEMQPDSP, from the coding sequence ATGACGCTGTATGAAAATCTCGCCATTCGGCTAAAAGAGCATATTGAGCTGGGTTTCTATAAACCAGGCGATAAACTCCCTTCGGTTAGGCAACTGGCAAAAGAACATGGCGTTAGCATTTCCACCGTACAAGAAGCCTATCGGCAATTAGAACAAGCCCTCTTGGTCGAAGCCAAGCCTAAATCTGGCTATTTCGTCAGTGTGCAAAATAAAGACAATTTACCCAGTATTTCTCGACCGCCACAACGTCCTTTGGATGTCTCACAGTGGGAAGAAGTACTCAACATGCTATTGATTCGCAGTAGTAATAACGGCGTACAATTACAACATGCTATGCCGGATATGAAAGCCCCTAGCCTCAAACCACTATTAAAAGACCTGAGTAAACAAAACCCAGAAATTGGCTTAGGCTATTCTGACCTTCGTGGCACTAAAGAACTGCGTGTGCAGTTGTCTCGTTTGGCCGTGGCGTCTGGCTGCCAACTGCATCCTGATGACATTGTTATCACCTCGGGCTGTCAAGAAGCCTTATCCGTCTGTCTTCGGGCCGCCACTGAACCAGGCGACATCATTGCCATTGAATCCCCTGGTTTTTACGGCTCTATGCAAGCCATCAAAGCCGCTAACCTTAAAGCCATGGAAATCCCCACTCACCCAGAAACAGGCATCAGTTTAGAAGCCTTAGAGTTAGCCTTGGATCAATGGCCAATCAAGGCGGTTTTTGTGACCCCCACATGCAATAACCCAATGGGATACACCATGCCAGAAGACAAGAAAGAGCAACTCTACCGTCTGGCACAAAGTTATGACATCACCATCATAGAAGATGACATTTACGGTGACATTTCTTTCCAGTTTCCACGGCCAAAAACCATCAAATCCTTTGACACCGATGGTCGTGTTATGCTCTGTTCCTCTTTCTCCAAATCCATTGCTCCTGGTATGCGTGTCGGTTGGATCGCCCCGGGGCGATATCGTGATAAGGTGACACACATAAAGTATGTTTCTAGCTCCATGTGTCCAGTGATGCCTCAACTGGCAGTGGCTAAGTTTATTCGCCTTGGCGGTTATGCAAAGCACATTCGTAATATGCGCTTAAACTATGAGAAACAAAGAGACATGTTGCTTAAAGCCATTAAAACCTATCTTCCCAAAGACACTCGAGTCAGTTATCCAGCCGGCAGTTTCATCCTATGGGTTGAGTTAGGAAAAGATATCGATAGCATGAAATTGGTGGAAAAATGCCGTCAACAAGGGGTTGGCTTTGCGCCGGGCCCGTTGTTTTCGTCCACCGGGAAATACCGCAATTGCTTTCGTTTAAACTACAGTGAAAAGAACATTGAAAAGCGTGAAGAAGGAATCAAGATTCTTGGAAGAGTCATAACAGAAATGCAACCTGATTCACCTTAG
- a CDS encoding LysE family translocator — protein MDTSFFIALAMFAFITSVTPGPNNIMLLASGAQFGYRRTIPHMLGIIIGMFSLLLATLLGLGALFSLYPSLYSGLQWVGCLYLLWLAWKIASSPVGHFDLGEQAAKPMTWWQAVLFQYVNPKAWMMSLGCVSTFTFAGDKYLASGISILLAFACLGFIAISIWAWAGMKIRIWLTNSKRQRAFNYLMGLATAMTLFMIIG, from the coding sequence ATGGATACGTCGTTTTTTATTGCTTTGGCGATGTTTGCTTTTATTACCTCGGTAACGCCTGGCCCCAATAATATTATGTTATTAGCCTCTGGTGCACAATTTGGTTATCGCCGTACCATTCCACATATGCTGGGTATTATTATTGGCATGTTTAGTTTGTTGTTGGCCACATTGTTGGGTTTGGGCGCCTTGTTCAGCTTATATCCGTCTCTCTACTCAGGCCTGCAGTGGGTGGGCTGTTTGTACTTGCTTTGGTTGGCTTGGAAAATTGCCAGTTCGCCAGTAGGACATTTTGACCTTGGTGAACAAGCAGCCAAGCCAATGACTTGGTGGCAGGCAGTATTATTCCAGTATGTCAACCCGAAAGCTTGGATGATGTCCCTAGGCTGTGTCAGTACTTTTACCTTTGCAGGAGATAAATATTTAGCGTCAGGTATATCAATTTTGTTGGCGTTTGCTTGCTTGGGATTTATTGCTATTTCAATATGGGCATGGGCAGGTATGAAGATTCGTATTTGGTTAACCAACTCTAAACGGCAGCGTGCCTTTAATTATCTAATGGGGCTGGCCACCGCGATGACATTATTTATGATAATAGGGTAA
- a CDS encoding GIY-YIG nuclease family protein has product MTDSNQMKVMDKAESVWSLYIIKTRLNTLYTGISTDVGRRFKEHSGDSKKGARYLRGKGPLELVWQHRVDSKSQALMIENRIKKLNRQQKQNLIAGKIDPLSLLSEEQT; this is encoded by the coding sequence GTGACGGACTCAAATCAAATGAAGGTGATGGATAAAGCAGAATCCGTTTGGAGCCTCTATATTATTAAGACCCGTTTGAATACCTTATATACAGGGATAAGTACCGATGTGGGTAGACGTTTTAAAGAGCATTCTGGAGACAGCAAAAAAGGCGCTCGTTATCTTAGAGGAAAGGGGCCATTGGAATTGGTTTGGCAACATAGGGTGGATTCCAAAAGCCAAGCTCTGATGATTGAAAATCGTATTAAAAAGCTAAATCGTCAACAAAAACAAAATTTGATAGCGGGTAAAATTGATCCGCTGTCTTTGTTATCAGAAGAGCAAACATAA
- a CDS encoding RecQ family ATP-dependent DNA helicase: protein MTGTEQELYRIFGFEAFREGQAQVVEHLLTGGSSLAVFPTGSGKSLCYQFTATQLPHLTLVISPLIALMQDQLSFLHSKGIAAARLDSTQSREESLSIMAEVKAGKIKILMISVERFKNENFRRFIQQVAISLMVVDEAHCISEWGHNFRPDYLKLPQYQASLKIPQVLLLTATATRRVQKDMAQKFAIQPQQIVQTGFYRHNLHLQLIPVNEQQKFAQLETLLAQQAGASIVYVTLQKTAEQLAQQLKDKGHRVQAYHAGLDSEKRQQIQTDFMQGRTPIIIATIAFGMGIDKSDIRLVVHYDLPKSIENYSQEIGRAGRDQQASQCVLLGNLNGLNTLENFVYGDTPEAHSIHHLIQLIQQQSHQGEWQTQLYHLSIDTNIRNLALKTLLVQLELMGVIEAKYSYYAEIKVKWLTEPEHFIQGLSNEWQASFQRLQQGIQYKKIWGNVDLQWLNHHLGMQRAEALTLLEFAAEQDAIVLDMKGVTEVYHSRIQDFDTQAVNQHLLDYVQQKEASEIERIATMIRFFELDLCLNHNLARYFGDQNAPEQCGHCSVCQGHIMRFEQKNQDLSHFDPRLQQDIGGFVQQVQQLSRDTKITPTLITRFLTGLTQPIFSRIKARQLAGFGDYEEESYPALLAYSEGYLLKQGANKSAEHQSY from the coding sequence ATGACAGGGACAGAACAAGAACTGTATCGTATTTTTGGTTTTGAGGCTTTTCGAGAAGGACAAGCCCAAGTTGTCGAACACCTTTTAACAGGTGGTTCTTCCTTGGCAGTTTTTCCTACTGGCTCCGGAAAATCTCTGTGCTATCAATTCACCGCCACACAATTACCGCACCTTACCCTAGTCATTTCTCCACTTATCGCCCTGATGCAGGATCAATTAAGCTTTCTACACAGCAAAGGTATTGCCGCCGCCCGTTTAGATTCCACTCAGTCCAGAGAAGAAAGCCTATCCATAATGGCGGAAGTTAAAGCTGGCAAGATCAAGATACTGATGATTTCAGTAGAACGCTTTAAAAATGAGAACTTTCGTCGTTTCATTCAGCAAGTTGCTATTTCCCTAATGGTGGTAGACGAAGCACATTGTATTTCCGAATGGGGACATAATTTTCGTCCCGACTATTTAAAGCTGCCGCAATATCAAGCGTCTCTCAAGATTCCGCAAGTGCTATTGTTGACAGCAACGGCCACGCGTCGAGTACAAAAAGACATGGCACAGAAGTTTGCCATCCAGCCGCAGCAAATAGTACAGACTGGATTTTATCGCCACAACTTACATTTACAGCTCATCCCAGTGAATGAGCAACAAAAATTTGCTCAACTTGAAACCCTATTAGCGCAACAAGCAGGGGCAAGTATCGTCTATGTCACTTTACAAAAAACCGCCGAGCAACTGGCCCAACAGCTAAAGGATAAAGGCCATAGGGTTCAAGCCTATCATGCCGGTTTAGACAGTGAGAAAAGACAGCAAATTCAAACCGATTTCATGCAAGGACGTACTCCCATCATCATCGCCACCATTGCCTTTGGCATGGGCATAGACAAGTCCGATATCCGACTGGTGGTGCATTATGATTTGCCCAAATCAATCGAAAATTACAGTCAAGAAATTGGCCGCGCGGGTCGAGATCAACAAGCAAGTCAGTGTGTACTTTTGGGTAATTTAAACGGATTAAACACGCTTGAAAACTTCGTCTATGGTGACACGCCAGAAGCCCACAGTATTCATCATTTAATTCAACTCATCCAACAACAAAGCCATCAGGGTGAATGGCAAACTCAGTTGTATCATCTGTCTATTGACACCAATATTCGTAATTTGGCATTGAAAACCCTGCTAGTACAACTTGAACTCATGGGCGTGATTGAAGCCAAATACTCTTATTACGCAGAAATTAAAGTGAAATGGCTTACCGAGCCTGAACACTTCATACAAGGCTTATCAAACGAATGGCAAGCTTCCTTTCAGAGACTTCAACAAGGCATTCAATATAAGAAAATCTGGGGTAATGTGGACTTGCAATGGCTCAATCACCACTTGGGCATGCAAAGAGCAGAAGCACTTACCCTGTTGGAATTTGCTGCCGAGCAAGATGCAATAGTATTGGATATGAAAGGTGTCACAGAAGTGTACCATAGCCGAATACAAGACTTTGATACTCAGGCAGTGAATCAGCATTTGCTAGATTATGTTCAGCAAAAAGAAGCCTCTGAAATCGAACGCATTGCCACCATGATTCGTTTTTTCGAATTGGATCTTTGCTTGAATCATAATTTGGCGCGCTATTTTGGTGATCAAAATGCCCCCGAGCAGTGTGGACACTGTTCCGTTTGTCAGGGTCACATCATGCGCTTTGAGCAGAAGAATCAAGACCTTTCACATTTTGACCCTAGGTTACAACAAGATATTGGTGGTTTTGTGCAACAAGTCCAACAATTGTCCAGGGACACCAAGATCACCCCAACCTTGATAACGCGTTTTCTAACAGGCCTAACCCAACCAATCTTCAGCCGTATCAAAGCACGTCAGTTAGCTGGTTTTGGGGATTATGAAGAAGAATCCTATCCTGCTTTGTTAGCCTATTCAGAAGGGTATTTACTTAAGCAAGGTGCGAATAAGTCTGCTGAACATCAATCTTATTAG
- a CDS encoding serine/threonine protein kinase, which yields MNAQQDFSNLIPDVILDAVESLDFWTDARIYPLNSYENRVYQVGIEDSAPLIAKFYRPHRWQRAQIQEEHDTLLALAESGFPLAAPLQINGHTLFQHQGWHFCLTPRLVGQHPEAENLDQLFQIGELIGKLHQALSHQSFQQRPSVSPLEQINQAATDIINSGHMPTKLQSPYQASITKLLSLCEKQMQSFWPHALRPIHGDSHRSNLLMVNNEFHLLDFDDCQNGVAIQDLWLHLTDLSQSRQQLSELIEGYESYAAFDVRELALIDVFKATRIICYAAWLSNRWQDPAFVKAFPWFTSEEYWLNHLNELKACQTEWGQLSL from the coding sequence ATGAATGCGCAACAGGATTTTTCTAACCTGATTCCCGATGTTATTCTCGATGCTGTCGAGTCATTAGACTTCTGGACTGACGCCCGTATATACCCGTTAAATAGCTATGAAAACCGTGTCTATCAAGTTGGTATCGAAGACAGTGCACCACTGATTGCCAAGTTTTATCGTCCCCATCGTTGGCAACGAGCGCAAATCCAAGAAGAACACGATACGCTTCTGGCGCTCGCAGAGTCTGGCTTCCCCCTTGCTGCACCTTTGCAAATTAATGGTCACACTCTGTTTCAACATCAAGGATGGCATTTCTGTCTAACGCCACGTTTGGTAGGACAACACCCCGAAGCAGAGAATCTTGATCAACTTTTTCAGATCGGCGAGTTAATTGGCAAGTTACATCAAGCATTAAGCCATCAAAGCTTCCAACAACGTCCATCCGTCTCACCTTTAGAGCAAATCAATCAAGCCGCAACAGACATTATCAATAGCGGACACATGCCAACCAAACTGCAGAGCCCCTATCAAGCCAGCATTACTAAGTTGCTCAGCTTGTGTGAAAAACAAATGCAAAGCTTTTGGCCACATGCCTTGCGCCCCATTCATGGGGACAGTCACCGCAGTAATCTACTCATGGTCAACAATGAGTTTCACTTATTAGACTTTGACGACTGCCAAAATGGCGTGGCAATACAAGATTTGTGGCTACACCTTACTGACCTCTCACAAAGTCGCCAGCAATTGAGTGAACTGATCGAAGGGTATGAAAGTTATGCTGCATTTGATGTCAGAGAGTTGGCTTTGATTGATGTATTCAAAGCCACTCGCATCATTTGTTATGCCGCTTGGCTGAGCAATCGGTGGCAAGACCCAGCTTTTGTGAAAGCTTTTCCTTGGTTTACCAGTGAAGAATATTGGCTAAACCATCTTAATGAACTAAAAGCTTGCCAGACGGAATGGGGCCAGCTTTCTCTATGA